In Ipomoea triloba cultivar NCNSP0323 chromosome 7, ASM357664v1, a single genomic region encodes these proteins:
- the LOC116024276 gene encoding uncharacterized protein LOC116024276, translating to MAPKSRRLCCFTTALLLIVIVLAAVCAALFHTILKPRPPVVIPHPTRLRNVTVALFPEPSLSASLNMTITIKNPNYGDCSYRKATAEVYYRGTPVTALPLADGAVPAKGQIDVVAHADLVGGKVVSSPSFLADIGAGSLNFTSVAKMPVRVTVLKKLRFHVRVIISCNMSVRVSDQSYDVLSTCASKLKI from the coding sequence ATGGCTCCAAAAAGTCGAAGACTCTGTTGTTTCACCACCGCTCTGCTTTTGATCGTCATTGTCCTCGCCGCCGTCTGCGCCGCTCTGTTCCACACAATCTTGAAACCCCGGCCGCCGGTGGTCATTCCCCACCCCACGCGCCTCCGCAACGTCACCGTCGCGCTGTTCCCGGAGCCGAGCCTGAGCGCGTCGCTGAACATGACGATCACCATCAAGAACCCCAACTACGGCGACTGCTCGTACCGGAAAGCCACCGCCGAGGTGTACTATCGCGGCACTCCGGTGACGGCGCTGCCGCTCGCCGACGGCGCGGTTCCGGCGAAGGGGCAAATCGACGTCGTCGCGCACGCCGACCTCGTCGGCGGCAAGGTCGTGAGCAGCCCGAGTTTCTTGGCGGATATCGGCGCCGGAAGTTTGAATTTCACGTCGGTGGCGAAAATGCCGGTGAGGGTTACGGTGTTGAAGAAATTGAGGTTTCATGTAAGGGTTATTATCAGCTGTAATATGTCTGTTAGGGTTTCGGATCAGTCGTATGATGTTTTGTCAACTTGTGCCTCAAAACTCAAGATCTGA